GCGGGTACTGGGCCACTCTCGGAACCGCCGGTGTCTACGTCCGCGCTCATAGACTCTCCTTAGCGCCCTCTCGCGTATAAATCTCGGTCTCGCGTCCACGGGCGAGGCTTCACGTACGAGAACGACCCCACCGCACGTCATGCGCTGACGGCCGCCGGTGGACGGGTCGCGACGTGACGGTGCGTCGTCCGCCGGGTTCGACTGCACCGTCCGCTCGCCCTCACTCCGTGAACGCCCGCGTGGCCGCCCGGCACGCCTCGTCGCGCCGGAGCTGTGACAGCGCGCCGCGGATACGGTCGCGTGCGCCGTCCTCCGGTGTGCGGGCCAGCCGTTTGGCCGTCGCCGTCGCTCGCTTCGGTGACTCACTGATGCGCTCGACGAACCGCGTTACGGCCGGTTCGAGTTCCCCGTCCCCGACGACGCGATTGAGGAGCCCCCACTCGTGGGCCGTCTCGGCGTCGATGGGTTCGCCCGTGAGGATCAGTTCCATGAGACGCTTCCGCCCACAGCTCTCTCCGACACGTTCGACGGCGTACGGTGGGTACGCCCCGATGGTGGTCTCGGGCAACGCGAAGGCGGCGTCGTCGACGGCCACTGCGAGATCGGCGGCACAGACGAGTTCGAAGCCGCCGCCGTACGCGAGGCCGTTGACCGCCGCGATGACGGGGACCGAGAGGCGCTCGATTCCCCAGAACGTCTCGTACAGCGCGTCGGCCAGTTCCTCGACGTCGGCCGCGGACTCCGCCTCGTCGATGACGGCGATGTCGTCGCCTGCACAGAAGACGTCTTCGACGCCCGTGAGGACGGCTACCCGTGATTCGGCCTCCGCCCGTACGAGTTCCTCGCCGAGTCGACGCCACCCCTCCAGGTGGAGGGCGTTTCGTTTCTCGGGTCGGTCGATGGTCACCCAGTGCGCGTCGCCGCGGGTCTCTGTGTGAATCACGCTCCGGTACACGTCGCTCCGTGGCAAGAACTCTCGGGCCACCCGGTCGGGTATCGACCCCGCTCTCGCTACTCGTCGGACGAGTCGAACGGTGACTCCGCCCCTTCGGGAACTCGGTCGGGGTGTACGACGACGTTCTCTCGCCCGATGGGTATCTTCTGAATCGCGCCGTCGTCCGCCATCCCCGAGAGCACCCGACTCACTTTCGACTTCGACCACCCCGTCTCGCTGACGACGACCGACTGTCGTACCCGCCCGTCGTGCTCGTCGAGTACCTCGTGAACTCGCTTTTCGTCCGTCGTCGCTCTCGCCACGTGGCCCGTTCCGCCTTCGGTCGCACCGTCGGTCTCCACCCCTGGTTCCACGTCGACCTGTTCCGTTCTGCCTCCGGACGAGTCGGTCCACGGCGACCCGCGTGTGCGGTAGAACAACACGGCTCCGGCTCCGAGAGCGAGTGAGACGCCAGCTAGCGCGCCGACGGCGACGCCCGGCGTGGGCGAGAGCGCACCGACCAGTCTCGAGTCGTCCGGAGAGACGTCCCCACCCCTCGCGTCCTCGGCCGCGTCGTCGACCCCGTCGCCGTCAGTGTCGGCCCGAGTCGGGTCCGTTCCGAGCTGGTTCACCTCGCGTCCGTCGGCGAGGCCGTCGCCGTCGGTGTCTGCCCGCGTCGGATTGGTGTCGTACCGACGGACCTCCGCCGCGTCGTCGAGGCCATCGCCGTCGGTGTCGGGGTTCGTCGGGTCCGTCTCGTGGACGTTGACCTCCGGCCCGTCGTCGAGGCCGTCGCCGTCGGTGTCTGTGTCCGTCGGGTCGGTCTGATACTCGGTCACTTCCGCCCCGTCGCCGAGGCCGTCGCCGTCGGTGTCGGTGCTCGTCGGGTCGGTCCCGTGTGTGGCAACCTCGACGCCGTCGTCGAGGCCGTCGCCGTCGGTGTCTGTCTCCGTCGGATTGGTCTGCTGGTTGTCCACCTCGACGCCGTCGGCGAGGCCGTCGTCGTCGGTGTCGGTGCTCGTCGGGTCCGTCTCGTGGGTGTTCAGTTCGGGACCATCGGCGAGGCCGTCGCCGTCGGTGTCCCTCGTGTCGAACCCCGTCCCGCGTTCGAACTCCTCTCGGTTGCCGAGTCCGTCGCCGTCGACGTCGCCCGCCGCCCCGAGCACCCGGACGCCGACCGTTCCGCTCGCCAGCGGTTCGGCGCTCGTGTTGGTCGCGTTCGCGGCACGTACGGTGACGGTCAGGTCCCGCTTCCCGGTCGCGTTCTCCGGGAACCCGTCGAGCGTCAGCGTGACGTTCGTGGTCGCGTTCGTCCCATCGACCTGCCGACAGGTGGCTGTCCCGGCCGTGTTACCATGCACGTCGGCACAGACGTCGTACGTGTCCGTCCCCGTCGTGACCGAAGTGGTGACGTTCACCGCACGCCACCCCGCGACCGTCGGTCGCTCTCCGTCCGCGACGACGCCCGTCCCCGACAGCGTGACGCTGTTCACGGCCACGGCGTCGGACCCGGCAGCGACGGCGCCGCCGGTGAGGGCGAACAAGACGACGGCGACGACAACGGTGGCAGGGACGGCGAGACGTGCGCTCATGACTCAGTCGTGACATCTACTCGTATCTGCGGTTTAACGCTTTGTTTATCATCCACTCGGCCTGAGTTTCCGTTCGAAACAGTCGAAACGATCCGTGTTTCACCGCCGAACAGTCGGGACGGTCTCCCCGGTTTTTGCACCCGTCACCCGTCGCCGACGACTGCGACATGACTGACGACAACCGCTCTCGACGGAAGTTCGTAGCCGGCGTAACGACGACACTCGCTGCAGCGATTGCGGGCTGCTCGGGTGCGGGCAGCGACAGTGCCTCGACGAACGGAACGACAGAGAGCCAGGGAGCAGAAGGCGTCACGGACACGGCCGACGACGAACAGGCCATGACCGAGACTGAAACGGAGACGGAGATGATGACCGAGACGGATTCGATGGAGAACGAGACGACGACCGACGAGACGGATTCGATGGAGAACGAGACGCTGACCAACGAGACGGATTCGATGGAGAACGAGACGCTGACCAACGAGACGGACTCGATGGAGAACGAGACGCTGACCAACGAGACTGACTCGATGGAGAACGAGACGACGACCGAAGACGAGGACTCGGCGTAGCTACCGGTCTCGGACGAGCCGTCTCTGACCGACGACGGTATCGCCGACGTTCACCCTCTTCTGTGGCCACGCTCCGACGACAGTGACCACGCTACTCGTGGTACGACGGTGCCGCGGCCTCGACGACGCGACACGCTAGCTCTTCGAACTCGGCGTGGTCGGGGACGACGTCGACGTCGATGCCGTTCGCCGCCGCCGTCTCACGCGTCGGGTCGCCGATGGCTCCCACGACCGCGTCGTTCAGGCCGGCGACCGCCTCGTCGCGGACGCCGCGCTCGGCCGCCGCGTCGAGGAAGTTCTCGACCGTGAGCGATGAGGTAAAACAGACACCCTCCAGTTCACCACCGGCGGCCATCACGGTCGACTGCCCCGCTCCTTCGGGGCGCGTCAGCCGGTAGAGGACCGTCTCCTCCACCGTCGCCCCCGCCTCGCGGAGCCCGTCGAGGAGCACGTCGCTCCCGTGGTCCGACCGTGCGACTGCGACCCGTTCGCCTGCGACGTCTCCGCGGAGTCGTTCGACCAGTCCGACCGAGGAGTACTCCTCCGGCATCGCGTCGACGGTCCAGCCCGCCGCCCGCGCGGCCGCGGCCGTCGTCGGACCGATACAGACGAGCGTCGCCTCCCCCGGCAACCACCCCGCCTCCGCGAGGAGTTCCGCGCCCGTCTTGCTGGTGAGGACGACGTACGGGGCGTCTTCGGGGACGTTCCCCGTCGGCTCGACGGCGAGCATCGGGTCCGGAACCGGGGTCGCGCCGAGCGAGTCGAGCAGTTCCACCGCCTGTGCGAGTCGTTCGTCGTCCGGACGGAACACGGCGACGCGGACCTCTCGTGTCATCTCGCCTCACCGACCTCCGTTTCGTACCCGCTCCGGAGAAACGCTCGAACCCGGTCGCGGGTCGCTGCGACGTCGCCGACGACCGTGATCGCCGGCGGCTCGATTCCCGCCTCGTCGCGGACGTCGACGATGGTGTCGAGCGTCCCCGTCGCGACGCGCATCCCCGGCCACGTCGCGCGTTCGACCAGGGCGACGGGCGTCTCGGGGTCCAGTCCCGCGCTCCGGAGTTCGGCGCTGTAGGCGGGCAACTTCCCGACGCCCATCAGCACGACGATGGTCCCGCCGGTCGCGGCGAGTGCGTCCCAGTCGACGGCCGACTCCTCCTTCGTCGGGTCCTCGTGTCCCGTGACGAACGACACCGACGAGGCGTGGTCGCGGTGGGTCACCGGGATGCCGGCCACGGCCGGCCCGGCGATGGCCGAGGTGACGCCGGGGACGACCTCGAACGGGACCCCCTCGCTCGCGAGGTGTTCCATCTCCTCACCGCCGCGGCCGAAGACGAACGGGTCGCCCCCCTTCAGCCGAACCACGTGTTTGCCCTCGCGGGCGAGTTCGACGAGCCGGCGGTTGGTGTACTCCTGTGGCGTCCACTCGCCACCGGCGCGCTTCCCGACGTCCTCGCGCCGGTCCTCGGGGACGAGTGAGATGATGTCCGGGCCCGGAAGCTTGTCGTGGAGCACGACGTCCGCCTCGTCGAGGAGCCGTCGGGCTTTCACCGTCAACAGCTCCGGGTCGCCCGGCCCCGACCCGACGAGCGAGACGTGGCCGACGTCACCCCCGTCGCCCGTCGCGTCGCTCATTCGGCGGCCTCCGTCGCCCGTTCGATGAGTTCGGCCGCCCCGCGGTCCCGGAGGTCGGCGGCGAAGTCCGCAGCGGCGGTGCCGTGCCGTTCGACCGGCAGGTCACGCGAGGCCTCGAGCACGTCCTCGCCGTCGGGGCCGAACACCTGGACGGTCACGTGGACGTACGACCCCTGCAGGACGGCGTACGCGCCGATGGGGGCGATACACCCTCCACCGAGCTCTGCCAGCAGCGTCCGCTCGACGGTCGTCTCGACGCGCGTCCGCGGGAAGTCCAGCACCTCGTTGAGGTCGTCGATGTTCTCGGTCGCCGTCACGGCGATTGCGCCCTGGCCCGGGGCCGGGACGAACTCCGTCGGCGAGAGGCGCGTGAACGAGACCTGGTGGTCCAGGCCGCTCCTCCGAAGGCCCGCCTCCGCGAGGACGATGGCATCGTACTCAACGTCGACCTCCCGGCCGAGTGCGTTCCGTTCGAGCTCCGTCCGCGAGTCGAACCACTCCTGTGGCCGCTGGTCGTACTCCGGTTCGTAGTCGTCCTCGCCGATGTGGCCCTTCCGCTCCTTGTCGGCTTCGACCCGGGCTTCGTGTTCCGCCTGGAGCGACGGCGCGAGCACCTTCTCGACGCGCGTGTCGACGTTTCCGCGGAGCGGTTCGACTTCCAGGTCGGGACGGGCGTTGAGCAACTGCGCTCTGCGGCGGAGCGACGACGTGCCGACCGTCGCCCCCTCGGGGAGGTCCGCCAGCGACTCGCCGTCGGGCGTGACGAGGACGTCGTTCGCCGGGGCGCGCTCGAGTACCCCCGCGATGACCAGTTCGGGCGGCTGCTCCGTTGGCATGTCCTTCAGCGAGTGGACCGCGGCGTCGACCTCCCCCGCCATCACCCGCTGGTCGAGCGCACGGACGAACGCCCCGGTCTTTCCCAGTCGGTGGATGAGTTCGTCCGTGATTCGGTCTCCTTCCGTCTCGACCTCGACGAGTTCGACTTCGTATCGGCGGTCCTCGAGCGCCTCCTGTACGCTCGCCGCCTGCCGGAGGGCGAGGTCCGACCCGCGTGTCGCTAGTCGGAGCGTCCGTGTGGGCATACGCGAGCATGCGCGACCGACAGTGAAAAGCCCACCACTTCCGCCGTCACGCTCTTGTCTGGCTGTCTCCACGTCCGTCTGTGTCCCTCCCTCTGTCGCCCTCCGACCGCACCATTGCATTTGACGATGACGGCTAGCCGACTCGACTGGCTGGCCCGTGGGGTCGGCGACTTCCTTCGATTCGTCCTGCTCTGGGTCGCTCTCGGCTCGGTGACGGGGCCGCTTCGAACGATAATCTCGGCCGCCACCAGTGAGCGACTGCCCTGGTGGACCGCTTCTGTGACGACTGCGGTTCTCGCGACCGCCGTCTACTGGTCCGTCGGCCGGCTCTCCTGGCGGCTCGTCGGCCGTGCGTGGCTCTGCGGCATCGTCGTCTCCGTGATTTCTGTCGTCGGGTTCGTCCTGTTCCCGTTCGACGAGTCGTCCAGTTTCGCGACAGTCGTCCTCGTCTTCTGCTGGTGGCTCGTCGGCGTCGGCGTCGGCGTCGGACTCACCTCGCCGACGCTGTGGCGGTCGTTCCGCGACCGGGTCCTCCTCCGGCCGCGGTCGTAGCGCGCTCGGACGCCCTTCACGGCGTGCCGAGTTCCTCGTGCCGCCTGTAGAGGTAGTACAGCGCGAGCGGGACGCTCACCACGAAGTTCGTCACGAGGACGGCGACGACGGCGAGCAACCCCCAGAGGACGGGGTCGGGCGTCCACGCGCCGCCTTCCCGTTCGACCGCCCGCGCGTCGACGTACATCGCGACGGGGAACACGAGCGTGATGACGACGCCGACGAGGCCGGCCAGCGTGGCGACGCCTCCGAAGAGGACGAACGTCGAGAGGCTCGCGAGGCCGCCGAGCCCGACGATATCGAGCACGCCCGCGAAGAGGAACAGGACGGCCGCGAGGGCACCGCCGACGAGAGTGACCAGGAGGTAGACGGGGACGGCCGCGATCCAGTACCACCAGTTCGATTCGACGCTCGCAGCGGGCAAGAGGCCGTCGAGCGTCCGCCGGAGGCTCTCGCTCGTCGTTTCGGGCGCACCGGTCGCGCCGTCGGACCCGGCGGCGGTCTCGCCACTTCGACCGATAGCGGCCCCGTCGCCGCCGTTCGCGTCGTCGGTCTCCGTGGGCGGGTCGAACTCGGCGGGCGACGCCCCGTCAGGGTCGTCACGGCCTTCGTCACGCGGCGGGCACATGTCCGACCGGAGGGCGTGCCGACACTCAACTCTCCCGGTCACCCGCCGGGGACGACACACGGCGGCTCGGTCCACAGCCCGCCGCGCACGCGGAGGACCTCCGTGGGCGGGTCGAACTCGACGGCTGGCTCAGCCGCCTGTCGACGAGACGACCGTCTCGACGTCACCGAGTCCCGCACGCCGGACGACACCCCGTACCGGGTCCGCACAGCCCGCGAGGTTGTCCGAACCACCGTCGAGGACGAGGAGGTCCGCCGCCCGGCCGGCTTCGACGACGCCCGCGTTCCGCCCGGTGATCTCACAACCGGCCGTCGTCGCCATCCGGAGCACCTCCCGGGCCGTCACGTCGAACGACTTGGCGGTGTACGCCATCTCCCGGAACATCGACGGCGCGTTGAGCATGACGTTGTCCGTCCCGAGGGCCACGGTCGTGTGGTCGAGCAGGTCCCGGAGCGGCGGCCGACCCACCCCGAGCACGAGGTTCGCCCGCGGACACACTGCGATGGGTGTCTCGCGTTCGGCGACGCGGGCCAGATGTTCCGGTTCGGCGTGGACCATGTGGACGAGGAGGTCCGGCTCCAGATCGAGCGCGGGGTGGATGTCGTCGGCGTCCGGCTCGCCGGCGTGGATGGCGAACGGGACGCCCGCCTCTCGGACCGCCGCGCGCCGTGCGGCGAAGTCGTCGTCGGCCGCACCGCTCGCCCCGAAGCCGTCCGCTACCTCGAGCACTGCCGGGTCATCGCTCCCGAAGATGAACGGGTCGACCATCTGCCCCCGTGCGGCGTCGCGGAGCGCCCGAGCACCCTCGACGCCCGACTCGCGGAAGTCGAGGAACGCGGTGGTCCCCGTCCGCTCCATGAACCGGAGCGTCCGACGCATCGCGGTCACGAGTTCCGTCCGGCTTGC
This window of the Salinigranum halophilum genome carries:
- a CDS encoding amidohydrolase family protein, whose product is MEQFEGTILAGESFEPVRGRVVVADGRIEAVEQTDTTSTDIVLPAFVNAHTHIGDSVAKEAAVGLSLDEAVAPPDSLKHRRLAAASRTELVTAMRRTLRFMERTGTTAFLDFRESGVEGARALRDAARGQMVDPFIFGSDDPAVLEVADGFGASGAADDDFAARRAAVREAGVPFAIHAGEPDADDIHPALDLEPDLLVHMVHAEPEHLARVAERETPIAVCPRANLVLGVGRPPLRDLLDHTTVALGTDNVMLNAPSMFREMAYTAKSFDVTAREVLRMATTAGCEITGRNAGVVEAGRAADLLVLDGGSDNLAGCADPVRGVVRRAGLGDVETVVSSTGG
- the cobA gene encoding uroporphyrinogen-III C-methyltransferase encodes the protein MSDATGDGGDVGHVSLVGSGPGDPELLTVKARRLLDEADVVLHDKLPGPDIISLVPEDRREDVGKRAGGEWTPQEYTNRRLVELAREGKHVVRLKGGDPFVFGRGGEEMEHLASEGVPFEVVPGVTSAIAGPAVAGIPVTHRDHASSVSFVTGHEDPTKEESAVDWDALAATGGTIVVLMGVGKLPAYSAELRSAGLDPETPVALVERATWPGMRVATGTLDTIVDVRDEAGIEPPAITVVGDVAATRDRVRAFLRSGYETEVGEAR
- a CDS encoding enoyl-CoA hydratase/isomerase family protein, with amino-acid sequence MIHTETRGDAHWVTIDRPEKRNALHLEGWRRLGEELVRAEAESRVAVLTGVEDVFCAGDDIAVIDEAESAADVEELADALYETFWGIERLSVPVIAAVNGLAYGGGFELVCAADLAVAVDDAAFALPETTIGAYPPYAVERVGESCGRKRLMELILTGEPIDAETAHEWGLLNRVVGDGELEPAVTRFVERISESPKRATATAKRLARTPEDGARDRIRGALSQLRRDEACRAATRAFTE
- a CDS encoding uroporphyrinogen-III synthase; this translates as MTREVRVAVFRPDDERLAQAVELLDSLGATPVPDPMLAVEPTGNVPEDAPYVVLTSKTGAELLAEAGWLPGEATLVCIGPTTAAAARAAGWTVDAMPEEYSSVGLVERLRGDVAGERVAVARSDHGSDVLLDGLREAGATVEETVLYRLTRPEGAGQSTVMAAGGELEGVCFTSSLTVENFLDAAAERGVRDEAVAGLNDAVVGAIGDPTRETAAANGIDVDVVPDHAEFEELACRVVEAAAPSYHE
- the hemC gene encoding hydroxymethylbilane synthase, producing MPTRTLRLATRGSDLALRQAASVQEALEDRRYEVELVEVETEGDRITDELIHRLGKTGAFVRALDQRVMAGEVDAAVHSLKDMPTEQPPELVIAGVLERAPANDVLVTPDGESLADLPEGATVGTSSLRRRAQLLNARPDLEVEPLRGNVDTRVEKVLAPSLQAEHEARVEADKERKGHIGEDDYEPEYDQRPQEWFDSRTELERNALGREVDVEYDAIVLAEAGLRRSGLDHQVSFTRLSPTEFVPAPGQGAIAVTATENIDDLNEVLDFPRTRVETTVERTLLAELGGGCIAPIGAYAVLQGSYVHVTVQVFGPDGEDVLEASRDLPVERHGTAAADFAADLRDRGAAELIERATEAAE
- a CDS encoding helix-turn-helix transcriptional regulator; this translates as MSARLAVPATVVVAVVLFALTGGAVAAGSDAVAVNSVTLSGTGVVADGERPTVAGWRAVNVTTSVTTGTDTYDVCADVHGNTAGTATCRQVDGTNATTNVTLTLDGFPENATGKRDLTVTVRAANATNTSAEPLASGTVGVRVLGAAGDVDGDGLGNREEFERGTGFDTRDTDGDGLADGPELNTHETDPTSTDTDDDGLADGVEVDNQQTNPTETDTDGDGLDDGVEVATHGTDPTSTDTDGDGLGDGAEVTEYQTDPTDTDTDGDGLDDGPEVNVHETDPTNPDTDGDGLDDAAEVRRYDTNPTRADTDGDGLADGREVNQLGTDPTRADTDGDGVDDAAEDARGGDVSPDDSRLVGALSPTPGVAVGALAGVSLALGAGAVLFYRTRGSPWTDSSGGRTEQVDVEPGVETDGATEGGTGHVARATTDEKRVHEVLDEHDGRVRQSVVVSETGWSKSKVSRVLSGMADDGAIQKIPIGRENVVVHPDRVPEGAESPFDSSDE